A DNA window from Heterodontus francisci isolate sHetFra1 chromosome 49, sHetFra1.hap1, whole genome shotgun sequence contains the following coding sequences:
- the kcnd1 gene encoding potassium voltage-gated channel subfamily D member 1, with the protein MAAGVATWLPFARAAAVGWLPLAKAPMPGVPQEQRRKSDEMLVVNVSGHRFQTWKNTLDRYPDTLLGSSEKEFFFSEDTQEYFFDRDAEMFRHILNFYRTGKLHYPRQECIAAFDEELAFFGVIPEIIGDCCMEEYRDRKKENAERLAEDTEAENATDAPLPPNSTGRQRLWRAFENPHTSTVALVFYYVTGFFIAVSVIANVVETVPCRASPGKKEMPCGEKFGLAFVCMDTACVLIFTFEYLLRLFAAPNRWDFARSVMSVIDVVAIMPYYIGLVVPENEDVSGAFVTLRVFRVFRIFKFSRHSQGLRILGYTLKSCASELGFLLFSLTMAIIIFATVMFYAEKGTAGTNFTSIPAAFWYTIVTMTTLGYGDMVPGTIAGKIFGSICSLSGVLVIALPVPVIVSNFSRIYHQNQRADKMKAQRKVRMARIRLAKSGTTNAFLRYKENGGLNPDRDSDRQALLVKNRSAFEHQHHHLLHCLEKTTCHEFTDERSYSQACVTDSLGCRSSRSTSLSSQQGAGVSCCPRRVKRRPSRLVNSTMSVSRVGSVQELSTIHIQSTIKPSAPQSRSSLNAKLPDPLKRNCFCSELATTSVTFPSPLANTPEDSPPASPSLLRNSRLTAAYPPDAIRISSL; encoded by the exons CGGAAGAGCGACGAGATGCTGGTGGTCAACGTGAGTGGCCACCGTTTCCAGACGTGGAAGAATACTCTGGATCGGTATCCGGACACCCTGCTGGGGAGCTCGGAGAAGGAGTTCTTCTTCAGCGAGGACACCCAGGAGTACTTCTTCGACCGGGACGCCGAGATGTTCCGGCACATTCTTAACTTCTACCGCACGGGCAAGCTGCACTACCCGCGGCAGGAGTGCATTGCCGCCTTCGACGAGGAGCTGGCCTTTTTCGGGGTCATCCCGGAGATCATCGGCGACTGCTGTATGGAGGAATACCGTGACCGCAAGAAGGAGAACGCCGAGCGGCTGGCGGAGGACACGGAGGCCGAGAACGCCACTGATGCCCCCTTGCCCCCCAACAGCACCGGCCGCCAGCGGCTGTGGCGGGCCTTCGAGAACCCGCACACCAGCACGGTGGCGCTGGTCTTCTACTACGTCACGGGCTTCTTCATCGCCGTGTCGGTCATCGCCAACGTGGTGGAGACGGTGCCCTGCCGGGCCTCGCCGGGAAAGAAGGAGATGCCCTGCGGCGAGAAGTTCGGCCTGGCCTTCGTCTGCATGGACACGGCCTGCGTCCTCATCTTTACCTTCGAGTACCTCCTGCGCCTCTTCGCGGCGCCCAACCGCTGGGACTTTGCCCGCAGTGTCATGAGCGTCATCGACGTGGTGGCCATCATGCCCTACTACATCGGCCTGGTGGTGCCCGAGAACGAGGACGTCAGCGGCGCCTTCGTCACGCTCCGCGTCTTCCGCGTCTTCCGCATTTTCAAGTTCTCCCGCCACTCACAGGGCCTGCGCATCCTGGGCTACACCCTCAAGAGCTGCGCGTCGGAACTCGGCTTTCTTCTCTTCTCCCTCACCATGGCCATCATCATCTTCGCCACCGTCATGTTCTACGCCGAGAAGGGCACAGCGGGCACCAACTTCACCAGTATCCCGGCGGCCTTCTGGTACACCATCGTCACCATGACCACCCTCGG CTATGGTGACATGGTCCCTGGGACAATAGCTGGCAAGATCTTCGGCTCTATCTGTTCGCTGAGCGGCGTGCTGGTCATCGCGCTGCCCGTTCCGGTTATCGTCTCCAATTTCAGCCGCATTTACCACCAAAACCAGCGGGCGGACAAGATGAAGGCACAGCGG AAAGTCCGGATGGCCAGAATCCGACTCGCCAAATCAGGGACCACAAACGCATTCCTGAGATACAAGGAGAACGGTGGACTGAATCCG GACAGGGACTCCGACCGCCAGGCGCTACTGGTGAAAAACCGCTCGGCATTTGAACACCAACACCATCACCTGTTGCACTGCCTGGAGAAGACGACG TGCCACGAGTTCACGGACGAGCGCTCCTACTCCCAGGCGTGCGTGACGGATTCGCTGGGCTGCCGCAGCAGCCGGAGCACATCCCTGTCCTCCCAGCAGGGCGCCGGCGTGTCCTGCTGCCCGCGGCGGGTCAAGAGGCGCCCCAGCCGTCTGGTAAACTCCACCATGTCCGTCAGCCGCGTGGGAAGTGTGCAGGAGCTCAGTACCATCCATATTCAGAGCACGATCAAGCCCAGTGCCCCTCAGAG ccgCTCGAGCCTGAACGCCAAGTTGCCTGACCCACTGAAGCGGAACTGTTTCTGCTCTGAGCTGGCCACCACCAGCGTCACCTTCCCTTCCCCCCTGGCCAACACGCCCGAGGACAGTCCCCCCGCCTCGCCGAGCCTCCTCAGGAACTCCAGACTCACAGCTGCCTACCCGCCAGACGCCATCCGCATCTCTTCCTTGTAG